One window from the genome of Rhinolophus ferrumequinum isolate MPI-CBG mRhiFer1 chromosome 22, mRhiFer1_v1.p, whole genome shotgun sequence encodes:
- the TMCC2 gene encoding transmembrane and coiled-coil domains protein 2 isoform X4: protein MKPKEEEAAVDKGDLVALSVAGGPGHGDIDGPISLDVPDGAPDPHRTKAAIDHLHQKILKITEQIKIEQEARDDNVAEYLKLANNADKQQVSRIKQVFEKKNQKSAQTIAQLHKKLEHYRRRLREIEQNGPSRQPKDVLRDMQQGLKDVGANVRAGISGFGGGVVEGVKGSLSGLSQATHTAVVSKPREFASLIRNKFGSADNIAHLKDPLEDGPPEEAARALSGSATLVSSPKYGSDDECSSASASSAGAGSNSGAGPTGLLGSPKSNTLYGAPGNLDSLLEELREIKEGQSHLEDSMEDLKTQLQRDYTYMTQCLQEERYRYERLEEQLNDLTELHQNEMTNLKQELASMEEKVAYQSYERARDIQEAVESCLTRVTKLELQQQQQQVVQLEGVENANARALLGKFINVILALMAVLLVFVSTIANFITPLMKTRLRISSTALFILILFLLWKHWDSLTYLLEHVLLPS from the exons ATGAAGCCTAAGGAGGAAGAGGCTGCT GTGGACAAAGGAGACCTCGTGGCCCTGAGTGTTGCTGGTGGCCCCGGCCATGGGGACATTGATGGTCCCATCAGCCTGGACGTGCCTGATGGGGCCCCAGACCCCCACCGCACCAAGGCCGCCATCGACCACCTGCACCAGAAGATCCTAAAGATCACGGAGCAGATCAAAATCGAGCAGGAGGCGCGCGATGACAACGTGGCGGAGTACCTGAAGCTGGCCAACAATGCGGACAAGCAGCAGGTGTCGCGCATCAAGCAGGTGTTCGAaaagaagaaccagaagtcgGCGCAGACCATCGCCCAGCTGCACAAGAAGCTGGAGCACTACCGCCGGCGCCTGCGGGAGATCGAGCAGAACGGGCCGTCCAGGCAGCCCAAGGACGTGCTCCGGGACATGCAGCAGGGGCTAAAGGACGTGGGTGCCAACGTGCGCGCAGGCATCAGCGGCTTTGGGGGCGGTGTGGTAGAGGGCGTCAAGGGCAGCCTCTCGGGCCTCTCCCAGGCCACCCACACCGCCGTGGTGTCTAAGCCCCGTGAGTTCGCCAGCCTGATCCGCAACAAGTTCGGCAGCGCGGACAACATCGCCCACCTGAAGGACCCTCTGGAGGACGGGCCCCCCGAGGAGGCGGCCCGGGCACTGAGTGGCAGCGCCACACTCGTGTCCAGCCCCAAGTACGGCAGCGATGACGAGTGCTCCAGTGCCAGTGCCAGCTCGGCCGGGGCGGGCAGCAATTCCGGTGCGGGGCCCACTGGGCTGCTGGGAAGCCCCAAGTCGAACACGCTGTACGGGGCACCTGGAAACCTGGACTCTCTGCTGGAAGAACTGCGGGAGATCAAGGAGGGACAGTCCCACCTGGAGGACTCAATGGAGGACCTGAAGACGCAGCTACAAAGGGACTACACCTACATGACCCAGTGCCTGCAGGAGGAGCGCTACAG GTATGAGCGGCTGGAGGAGCAGCTCAACGACCTGACTGAGCTTCACCAGAACGAGATGACCAACCTGAAGCAGGAGCTGGCCAGCATGGAGGAGAAGGTGGCCTACCAGTCCTACGAGAGGGCTCGGGACATCCAG GAGGCTGTGGAGTCCTGTCTGACCCGAGTCACCAagctggagctgcagcagcagcagcagcaggtggtGCAGCTGGAGGGTGTGGAGAATGCCAACGCGCGGGCGCTGCTGGGCAAGTTCATCAACGTGATCCTGGCACTCATGGCCGTGCTGCTGGTGTTTGTGTCCACCATCGCCAACTTCATCACGCCCCTCATGAAAACGCGCCTGCGTATCAGCAGCACCGCCCTCTTcatcctcatcctcttcctcctctggaaGCACTGGGACTCCCTCACCTACCTCCTGGAGCACGTGCTGCTGCCCAGCTGA
- the TMCC2 gene encoding transmembrane and coiled-coil domains protein 2 isoform X5 → MAAAEPGSLGTPACTSRLPLASPVLPRDCDPGGLAQPAESWGLRAPGTPSPAQLWEMVPTQVDKGDLVALSVAGGPGHGDIDGPISLDVPDGAPDPHRTKAAIDHLHQKILKITEQIKIEQEARDDNVAEYLKLANNADKQQVSRIKQVFEKKNQKSAQTIAQLHKKLEHYRRRLREIEQNGPSRQPKDVLRDMQQGLKDVGANVRAGISGFGGGVVEGVKGSLSGLSQATHTAVVSKPREFASLIRNKFGSADNIAHLKDPLEDGPPEEAARALSGSATLVSSPKYGSDDECSSASASSAGAGSNSGAGPTGLLGSPKSNTLYGAPGNLDSLLEELREIKEGQSHLEDSMEDLKTQLQRDYTYMTQCLQEERYRYERLEEQLNDLTELHQNEMTNLKQELASMEEKVAYQSYERARDIQEAVESCLTRVTKLELQQQQQQVVQLEGVENANARALLGKFINVILALMAVLLVFVSTIANFITPLMKTRLRISSTALFILILFLLWKHWDSLTYLLEHVLLPS, encoded by the exons ATGGCGGCTGCAGAGCCTGGGAGCCTGGGCACCCCTGCTTGCACATCCCGGCTTCCCTTGGCAAGCCCAGTGCTGCCCAGGGACTGTGATCCTGGGGGGCTGGCACAGCCTGCAGAAAGCTGGGGCCTTAGAGCCCCTGGCACCCCATCACCAGCACAGCTTTGGGAAATGGTACCCACACAG GTGGACAAAGGAGACCTCGTGGCCCTGAGTGTTGCTGGTGGCCCCGGCCATGGGGACATTGATGGTCCCATCAGCCTGGACGTGCCTGATGGGGCCCCAGACCCCCACCGCACCAAGGCCGCCATCGACCACCTGCACCAGAAGATCCTAAAGATCACGGAGCAGATCAAAATCGAGCAGGAGGCGCGCGATGACAACGTGGCGGAGTACCTGAAGCTGGCCAACAATGCGGACAAGCAGCAGGTGTCGCGCATCAAGCAGGTGTTCGAaaagaagaaccagaagtcgGCGCAGACCATCGCCCAGCTGCACAAGAAGCTGGAGCACTACCGCCGGCGCCTGCGGGAGATCGAGCAGAACGGGCCGTCCAGGCAGCCCAAGGACGTGCTCCGGGACATGCAGCAGGGGCTAAAGGACGTGGGTGCCAACGTGCGCGCAGGCATCAGCGGCTTTGGGGGCGGTGTGGTAGAGGGCGTCAAGGGCAGCCTCTCGGGCCTCTCCCAGGCCACCCACACCGCCGTGGTGTCTAAGCCCCGTGAGTTCGCCAGCCTGATCCGCAACAAGTTCGGCAGCGCGGACAACATCGCCCACCTGAAGGACCCTCTGGAGGACGGGCCCCCCGAGGAGGCGGCCCGGGCACTGAGTGGCAGCGCCACACTCGTGTCCAGCCCCAAGTACGGCAGCGATGACGAGTGCTCCAGTGCCAGTGCCAGCTCGGCCGGGGCGGGCAGCAATTCCGGTGCGGGGCCCACTGGGCTGCTGGGAAGCCCCAAGTCGAACACGCTGTACGGGGCACCTGGAAACCTGGACTCTCTGCTGGAAGAACTGCGGGAGATCAAGGAGGGACAGTCCCACCTGGAGGACTCAATGGAGGACCTGAAGACGCAGCTACAAAGGGACTACACCTACATGACCCAGTGCCTGCAGGAGGAGCGCTACAG GTATGAGCGGCTGGAGGAGCAGCTCAACGACCTGACTGAGCTTCACCAGAACGAGATGACCAACCTGAAGCAGGAGCTGGCCAGCATGGAGGAGAAGGTGGCCTACCAGTCCTACGAGAGGGCTCGGGACATCCAG GAGGCTGTGGAGTCCTGTCTGACCCGAGTCACCAagctggagctgcagcagcagcagcagcaggtggtGCAGCTGGAGGGTGTGGAGAATGCCAACGCGCGGGCGCTGCTGGGCAAGTTCATCAACGTGATCCTGGCACTCATGGCCGTGCTGCTGGTGTTTGTGTCCACCATCGCCAACTTCATCACGCCCCTCATGAAAACGCGCCTGCGTATCAGCAGCACCGCCCTCTTcatcctcatcctcttcctcctctggaaGCACTGGGACTCCCTCACCTACCTCCTGGAGCACGTGCTGCTGCCCAGCTGA
- the TMCC2 gene encoding transmembrane and coiled-coil domains protein 2 isoform X3: MKRKRLLTTPENWKVDKGDLVALSVAGGPGHGDIDGPISLDVPDGAPDPHRTKAAIDHLHQKILKITEQIKIEQEARDDNVAEYLKLANNADKQQVSRIKQVFEKKNQKSAQTIAQLHKKLEHYRRRLREIEQNGPSRQPKDVLRDMQQGLKDVGANVRAGISGFGGGVVEGVKGSLSGLSQATHTAVVSKPREFASLIRNKFGSADNIAHLKDPLEDGPPEEAARALSGSATLVSSPKYGSDDECSSASASSAGAGSNSGAGPTGLLGSPKSNTLYGAPGNLDSLLEELREIKEGQSHLEDSMEDLKTQLQRDYTYMTQCLQEERYRYERLEEQLNDLTELHQNEMTNLKQELASMEEKVAYQSYERARDIQEAVESCLTRVTKLELQQQQQQVVQLEGVENANARALLGKFINVILALMAVLLVFVSTIANFITPLMKTRLRISSTALFILILFLLWKHWDSLTYLLEHVLLPS; the protein is encoded by the exons ATGAAGCGGAAGAGATTGCTGACAACTCCAGAGAACTGGAAG GTGGACAAAGGAGACCTCGTGGCCCTGAGTGTTGCTGGTGGCCCCGGCCATGGGGACATTGATGGTCCCATCAGCCTGGACGTGCCTGATGGGGCCCCAGACCCCCACCGCACCAAGGCCGCCATCGACCACCTGCACCAGAAGATCCTAAAGATCACGGAGCAGATCAAAATCGAGCAGGAGGCGCGCGATGACAACGTGGCGGAGTACCTGAAGCTGGCCAACAATGCGGACAAGCAGCAGGTGTCGCGCATCAAGCAGGTGTTCGAaaagaagaaccagaagtcgGCGCAGACCATCGCCCAGCTGCACAAGAAGCTGGAGCACTACCGCCGGCGCCTGCGGGAGATCGAGCAGAACGGGCCGTCCAGGCAGCCCAAGGACGTGCTCCGGGACATGCAGCAGGGGCTAAAGGACGTGGGTGCCAACGTGCGCGCAGGCATCAGCGGCTTTGGGGGCGGTGTGGTAGAGGGCGTCAAGGGCAGCCTCTCGGGCCTCTCCCAGGCCACCCACACCGCCGTGGTGTCTAAGCCCCGTGAGTTCGCCAGCCTGATCCGCAACAAGTTCGGCAGCGCGGACAACATCGCCCACCTGAAGGACCCTCTGGAGGACGGGCCCCCCGAGGAGGCGGCCCGGGCACTGAGTGGCAGCGCCACACTCGTGTCCAGCCCCAAGTACGGCAGCGATGACGAGTGCTCCAGTGCCAGTGCCAGCTCGGCCGGGGCGGGCAGCAATTCCGGTGCGGGGCCCACTGGGCTGCTGGGAAGCCCCAAGTCGAACACGCTGTACGGGGCACCTGGAAACCTGGACTCTCTGCTGGAAGAACTGCGGGAGATCAAGGAGGGACAGTCCCACCTGGAGGACTCAATGGAGGACCTGAAGACGCAGCTACAAAGGGACTACACCTACATGACCCAGTGCCTGCAGGAGGAGCGCTACAG GTATGAGCGGCTGGAGGAGCAGCTCAACGACCTGACTGAGCTTCACCAGAACGAGATGACCAACCTGAAGCAGGAGCTGGCCAGCATGGAGGAGAAGGTGGCCTACCAGTCCTACGAGAGGGCTCGGGACATCCAG GAGGCTGTGGAGTCCTGTCTGACCCGAGTCACCAagctggagctgcagcagcagcagcagcaggtggtGCAGCTGGAGGGTGTGGAGAATGCCAACGCGCGGGCGCTGCTGGGCAAGTTCATCAACGTGATCCTGGCACTCATGGCCGTGCTGCTGGTGTTTGTGTCCACCATCGCCAACTTCATCACGCCCCTCATGAAAACGCGCCTGCGTATCAGCAGCACCGCCCTCTTcatcctcatcctcttcctcctctggaaGCACTGGGACTCCCTCACCTACCTCCTGGAGCACGTGCTGCTGCCCAGCTGA